In Microvenator marinus, one genomic interval encodes:
- the ppsA gene encoding phosphoenolpyruvate synthase, whose translation MMPREDKLVLNFSEVGISDIGLVGGKNASLGEMLHSLTALGVRVPDGFAVTATAYRNFIAENDLWPQISADLDALEEGGDLQKIGANIRNLINAATLPEALVAAIKTAYTAMGSGSDASVAVRSSATAEDLPDASFAGQQETYLNVVGIEELLEAVRACFASLFTDRAITYRVHNGFDHESVALSVAVQRMIRSDKGSSGVAFTLDSETGFPGIVLINGAFGLGEYVVKGVVNPDEWRVFKPLLGKPGARPILDKRLGDKARKLVYGPTGTLDLETSEAERRRWSLSDEHVLELAKWCTIIEEHYGKPMDIEWATDGLSNELWILQARPETVHGHSKGHVPATYALSGTGDVLVEGVAVGSKIATGKAFVLESMDEADRFEDGGILVAKITDPDWMPIMKRAAGIVTDYGGRTSHAAIVSRELDIAAVVGTIDGTRRIQDGATITISSAQGHSGTVYAGEVPFTRTELDLTDLKEPPTRIMLNVADPDAALSFWQLPTRGIGLARLEFVIEHQIQVHPMALLNYPNLKDEEAVAKIDAITAGWESKTEYFIEKLATAVAKIAAAQYPEPVVVRTSDFKTNEYADLVGGRQFEPHEENPMIGFRGASRYYSETYRPGFGLECEALRRVRDEFGFENVIVMIPFCRTLQEADSVLETMREFGLERGKNGLKVYVMAEIPSNIILADEFSKRFDGFSIGSNDLTQLILGIDRDNGALAEIFDERNDAVKRAITDLIRVAHSNGVSVGICGQAPSDHPEFAEFLVGLGIDSISLNPDSVVGVTRRLTQDKQHKENT comes from the coding sequence ATGATGCCTCGTGAAGACAAACTCGTATTGAACTTTAGTGAAGTCGGAATTTCTGACATCGGACTCGTCGGCGGAAAAAATGCGTCGCTAGGTGAGATGTTGCACTCCCTGACCGCGCTTGGTGTGCGCGTGCCCGACGGCTTTGCGGTCACTGCCACAGCCTACCGAAATTTCATCGCCGAGAACGACCTCTGGCCGCAGATTTCGGCCGATCTCGACGCCCTAGAGGAAGGTGGAGATCTTCAAAAAATTGGCGCCAATATTCGTAACTTAATCAACGCCGCAACTCTGCCTGAAGCGTTGGTAGCAGCCATCAAAACGGCCTACACAGCGATGGGTTCTGGCTCTGACGCCTCGGTCGCTGTTCGATCGAGTGCGACGGCCGAGGACCTCCCCGACGCAAGCTTTGCGGGCCAACAAGAGACCTACTTGAACGTGGTCGGCATCGAGGAGCTTCTCGAGGCGGTCCGCGCGTGTTTTGCATCGCTCTTCACCGACCGCGCGATTACCTACCGAGTTCATAATGGGTTCGACCATGAGAGTGTGGCTCTCTCGGTGGCGGTGCAGCGCATGATTCGTTCGGACAAGGGCTCTTCGGGCGTGGCGTTCACGTTGGACTCGGAGACGGGCTTTCCAGGCATCGTGCTCATCAACGGCGCATTTGGACTCGGCGAATACGTGGTCAAAGGGGTCGTCAATCCGGACGAATGGAGGGTGTTCAAACCGTTGTTGGGAAAGCCTGGGGCCCGACCGATTCTGGACAAACGCCTTGGCGATAAAGCCCGAAAACTCGTCTATGGCCCGACGGGCACGCTCGACCTTGAAACCAGCGAAGCCGAGCGCCGGCGCTGGAGTCTTAGCGATGAGCACGTTTTGGAGCTCGCCAAGTGGTGCACGATCATCGAAGAACATTACGGCAAGCCCATGGATATCGAATGGGCGACAGACGGCTTGAGCAACGAGCTCTGGATACTGCAGGCACGGCCTGAAACCGTGCACGGGCACTCCAAGGGTCATGTGCCCGCAACTTATGCGCTGAGCGGCACCGGTGATGTGTTAGTAGAGGGCGTGGCAGTTGGCTCCAAGATCGCGACGGGAAAAGCCTTTGTGTTGGAGTCCATGGACGAGGCGGACCGATTCGAGGACGGTGGCATTCTGGTGGCCAAAATTACCGACCCAGATTGGATGCCGATCATGAAGCGGGCTGCGGGCATTGTAACGGACTACGGCGGGCGTACGTCTCATGCGGCTATCGTGAGCCGAGAGCTCGATATCGCCGCGGTAGTTGGGACCATTGATGGTACTCGCCGAATTCAGGACGGAGCCACGATTACCATTTCCAGTGCACAGGGGCACTCCGGCACGGTATATGCCGGAGAAGTGCCATTCACCCGCACGGAGCTCGATCTCACGGACCTCAAAGAGCCTCCGACTCGAATCATGCTAAACGTGGCAGACCCGGACGCGGCGCTGAGCTTCTGGCAACTCCCTACGCGGGGAATCGGACTTGCGCGACTTGAGTTCGTGATCGAGCACCAAATCCAAGTTCATCCAATGGCGCTGCTGAACTACCCAAACCTCAAAGACGAAGAAGCTGTCGCCAAAATTGACGCCATTACGGCGGGCTGGGAGTCTAAGACCGAATACTTCATCGAAAAGCTTGCCACCGCCGTGGCTAAGATTGCGGCCGCTCAATACCCAGAGCCGGTGGTTGTGAGGACCAGTGATTTCAAGACCAATGAGTATGCCGATCTAGTCGGCGGCCGGCAGTTTGAGCCTCACGAAGAAAACCCCATGATCGGCTTTCGTGGAGCGTCACGATATTACTCGGAAACGTACCGGCCGGGATTTGGTCTCGAATGTGAGGCGCTGAGACGGGTCCGCGACGAGTTTGGGTTTGAAAACGTCATCGTCATGATTCCTTTTTGCCGCACGCTCCAGGAGGCCGACAGCGTGCTCGAAACCATGCGCGAGTTCGGACTTGAGCGGGGGAAGAACGGGTTGAAGGTTTATGTGATGGCAGAGATTCCCTCAAATATCATCCTGGCCGACGAGTTTTCAAAGCGATTCGATGGTTTTTCGATCGGCTCGAATGACCTCACCCAGCTCATTCTCGGCATCGACCGAGACAACGGCGCTCTGGCCGAGATTTTTGACGAGCGTAATGATGCGGTCAAACGGGCGATTACTGACCTTATCCGCGTTGCCCATTCGAACGGAGTCAGCGTCGGTATTTGTGGCCAAGCGCCAAGCGACCATCCGGAGTTCGCAGAGTTTCTGGTTGGGCTTGGGATCGATTCAATCTCTCTCAACCCAGACAGTGTGGTGGGCGTAACTCGCCGCCTCACTCAAGACAAACAACACAAGGAGAACACATGA